Proteins from one Nicotiana tabacum cultivar K326 chromosome 23, ASM71507v2, whole genome shotgun sequence genomic window:
- the LOC107812225 gene encoding dirigent protein-like, whose translation MDSKSLFATLCILLLSISAQSYTRRAHTPCKEMVFYFHDIVYNGENYKNATSAIVGAPEWGNRTIMASPNNFGDLIVFDDPITLDNNLHSTPVGRAQGMYFYDQMDTFSSWLGFSFVFNNTDYKGSLNFAGHDPLMNKTRDISVIGGTGDFFMARGIATLSTDAFEGSVYFRLRVHIKLYECWKLL comes from the coding sequence ATGGACTCTAAATCATTATTTGCAACTCTATGCATTCTTCTTCTCTCCATATCTGCACAGAGCTACACTCGTCGTGCTCACACTCCTTGCAAAGAAATGGTATTTTATTTTCACGACATTGTTTACAATGGTGAAAATTATAAGAACGCAACTTCAGCCATAGTTGGCGCGCCAGAATGGGGCAATAGGACCATAATGGCAAGTCCTAACAATTTTGGGGACTTAATTGTGTTTGATGATCCAATTACACTTGACAACAATTTACACTCAACCCCAGTTGGAAGGGCACAAGGCATGTACTTTTACGATCAAATGGACACTTTTAGTTCTTGGCTTGGTTTCTCTTTTGTGTTCAATAATACAGATTATAAAGGAAGCTTGAATTTTGCTGGTCATGACCCTTTAATGAACAAAACTAGGGACATTTCAGTAATTGGTGGAACTGGTGATTTTTTCATGGCTAGAGGAATAGCCACTTTGAGTACTGATGCATTTGAAGGAAGTGTTTATTTTCGACTTCGCGTCCATATTAAGTTGTACGAGTGTTGGAAATTACTCTAG